A single genomic interval of bacterium harbors:
- a CDS encoding response regulator, whose amino-acid sequence MKPVSQRVTASKILVVDDSEEIVTLVTEILQDSGYKTIVARNGKEALKMVESGNPDLILLDAMMPSMDGYEVTHLLKSQDRTRLTPIIMLTGLSDFSDKMKGIELGVDDFIVKPFNHIELLTRVKSLLRVKQYTDELENAETVIFSLALAVEAKDSYTEGHCHRLSYYGAKLAEHIGLSQDEIKAVRRGGVLHDIGKIAIDERILRKPGSLTSEEFTLVKQHPVIGENICKPLRSLNNVLPIIRSHQERWNGSGYPDGLSKENIPVTARVIMTVDLYDALTTDRPYRKALPEEEAFRIMFDEAEKGLWDPKMMQEFVQLIKNNKIEKLVSPQNLKQETL is encoded by the coding sequence ATGAAACCTGTAAGCCAAAGAGTAACCGCATCGAAAATACTGGTTGTCGACGACAGCGAAGAAATCGTCACGTTGGTAACGGAAATTCTTCAGGACAGCGGTTACAAGACTATCGTTGCGCGTAACGGCAAAGAGGCCCTGAAAATGGTTGAATCGGGAAACCCTGATCTGATCCTGCTCGATGCTATGATGCCTTCGATGGACGGTTATGAAGTGACTCATCTCCTCAAATCACAGGATCGAACGCGGCTCACGCCTATTATCATGTTGACCGGGTTGTCTGATTTTAGCGATAAGATGAAGGGCATCGAATTAGGCGTTGACGATTTTATCGTGAAGCCGTTCAATCATATTGAACTGCTGACGCGCGTGAAATCTCTATTGCGCGTTAAACAATACACCGACGAACTTGAAAATGCGGAAACGGTGATCTTCAGTCTCGCGCTGGCCGTTGAGGCGAAAGATTCCTATACTGAAGGGCATTGTCACCGATTATCGTATTACGGAGCCAAGTTGGCAGAGCATATCGGTTTATCCCAAGATGAAATCAAGGCTGTTCGCCGCGGCGGCGTTTTGCACGACATAGGAAAGATCGCCATTGATGAACGCATCTTGCGAAAACCGGGTTCTTTAACATCCGAGGAATTTACCCTTGTCAAACAACATCCGGTGATAGGTGAAAATATTTGTAAACCGCTCCGTTCGCTTAACAATGTATTACCGATCATACGCAGTCACCAGGAGCGATGGAATGGAAGCGGATATCCGGACGGATTATCCAAGGAGAATATTCCGGTTACTGCGCGCGTGATCATGACCGTCGATCTCTATGACGCACTGACAACGGATCGTCCGTATCGAAAAGCACTACCGGAAGAAGAGGCGTTCCGGATCATGTTTGATGAGGCTGAAAAAGGCTTATGGGACCCCAAAATGATGCAGGAGTTCGTCCAACTCATTAAAAACAACAAAATTGAAAAATTAGTGTCACCGCAAAATTTAAAACAGGAAACATTGT
- the queF gene encoding NADPH-dependent 7-cyano-7-deazaguanine reductase QueF: MKKPKNKTVKDFVKKPEFKFHFDGTDAIRPDLLETFAYAYAGQRNEVTVETEEFTAVCPWSGLPDYALITVKYVPDKKIIELRSFKYYLYSYRNVGIFQEHLTVRLLDDLVKACSPLEMTVITDYNIRGGIHTVSQAFYQKKKTKNK; encoded by the coding sequence TTGAAAAAACCGAAAAACAAAACAGTAAAAGATTTTGTAAAAAAACCGGAATTCAAATTCCATTTTGACGGAACCGATGCGATTCGTCCGGATTTGCTGGAAACGTTTGCCTATGCGTATGCGGGCCAGCGCAATGAAGTTACCGTTGAGACGGAGGAATTTACCGCCGTCTGCCCGTGGTCAGGACTGCCCGATTATGCGTTGATCACGGTGAAATACGTTCCGGACAAAAAGATTATCGAACTCCGTTCGTTTAAATATTACTTATACAGTTATCGCAACGTTGGAATTTTTCAGGAACACCTTACCGTGCGTTTACTGGACGATCTGGTCAAAGCATGTTCGCCTTTGGAAATGACCGTCATCACCGACTATAATATTCGCGGCGGTATTCACACCGTATCCCAAGCCTTTTACCAAAAAAAGAAAACAAAAAATAAATGA